The Sardina pilchardus chromosome 5, fSarPil1.1, whole genome shotgun sequence DNA window TCGAGAAAGCTAATCATTATCAGAGGTCTACCTGGATCAGGAAAGACCAGAAAAGCAAAGTATGTTTTAATTTCTAACTAAAACTTATTTATTGCCATGCTTACGCTATGCGTTGTGTTATCACAACCTGAACCTACATTAAACGGTTATTtgaataaatgtaggctacgttcCCAAATATTAACTGTTAACTGTCTATTCATGATGAGTGCAtggattaaaacaaaaacaaacaaaaacaacacacatctTTTACATCTTTAGACAGCTGTTGAATGAGTATGGAGGTGGAATAATAGTGAGTGCGGATGATTACTTTCGAAATGGTCCAGATGGCGAAATGGTCGACTTTCACCCCAGCAAACTCAGGGTAGCTCATGAAAGGGCAATGGAGAAGGGTAACTTTTTAATTCTGGGACATGATGCAAAATATAAGAATATAATTTTAGTTCTCGGTACATTCATTGTCATTATGTATGATGCCACACCCTTGTGTTTCTGCTTCAGCTTCGGATGCTATGTCAAGGAAAGAAAATCCTGTCATCATTGACAACATCAATATGGAATTTCAGTACATGTATCCTTATGTTTTCATGGTATGTATGTGATTGTCATTTGTTGTGCGGTGGATTGTTTGGCTTTAGAGATTGTATTTGGCAGCAGAGAGGTCAGAAATATCACTGCTTTGCttagtgctacagtatgtgtagataAAGTTACAcataaagttaaagttaaagtccAGCCCTCTATTTGTTGTTACCTTGGGTTGAGAAAGGGGGCAAGAGAAGAGTCTAGTAACTCAAATCTGTATTTAAGATTGCTCTACTTAATAGTTActtttgagtaggcctacactgaaaaaaaaatgatagcTGGATTTACATGATTTTATGTACATCGattgcacatgaatgaaatgtctaGATTTATGAAACTGATTAATGCTGTGATAACCCAATTAGATCTAGTTTCAGCAAAATTGATTAAGTGAAGTTTATATGAAGTATTTATGTAATTTCAACATCATTGTGTTATACAGGGGGCACGGAAAGCAGGCACacagatgtaggctacttactGTAGTATTGCAACATCAATGTTAAAGGACAACTTTGAATATGGTGGGCCACAGTATGAAGAAGCATTCACTGAAGTTGAAAACATGTGCTATGAAACCACTGCTACTTTGTGCAAGCTCAATACCATGACGCAATTGACGCATTCATGGTGGGAACAAAGCACGTTTATCTCAAAGCATAACATAAGATACAACTCTGCACCAAATTCTACTGGTCTTTAAGCATAGTCCTCTTTAGAAACCCTTAGGTGAAAACTTTTGGCAACGCTGTTAGCTGCATGATTATCTCAGTGTTCTTGCTAAGGCTCATGGGAACACAATGAAATGGTGAATGCctgaaccagagagggttaaagcggagtaattaGTATAAGGACCTTTGCCTGAACTCCTATACAGAAGCTCACTCAGTTATCAGTGCCAGCCTCTACCTGTCGGTGGATCATCagctttctgactgactgacaggcaGCAGCATGTCAGACTCAGGAGTATCTCATCCAAAACCCGGTCCATCAGTACACGCGCCCCACAAGGGTGTGTGTCCCCCCAGTCCCCGCGTGTGTTTCCCCgctgctcttctccctctaATGTCTCTGATGACTGCACCTCATGGAGCCCATCTGTAAAACTCCTGCATTTTTGCGGATGACACCACCATCATTGGTTTAATCCAGGATGGTGAGGAGTCTGCTTACAGACAGGGGGAGCAGCTGGTCCAGTGGTGCAGTCAGAACCACCTGGAGCTCAACCCTAAGAAGACGGAGATGACAGTGGGCTTTAGGAGAagcccccccctcacacacacacacacacacacacaccccattcatCGCCATTCAGAACGACACAGTGTCCAATGTGGATTCCTTTAGGGTCCTGTGATCAACCATCTCACAAGACCTAAAATAAGACCTCCCCACATCGACACTATCCAGAAAAAGGCCCAGCAAAGGTTATACTTCCTAAGACAGCTAAGGAAGTTTAATCagagatccttaattactgacaagatagagcaacataatgcatctctatggaagaaaaattcgaacagttcctgtctgcttaaagaggcgtgtcgtaAAGACGtcagtgggatatcgatctctgtcagattggcaagcagttcagttcgaatgttaacaggtctgcctaaagggggatttagcccccctcccctttgcgaagacagaatgCGGAAATGATctaacgtttgcgcctctcgctccgctttaaccctctctggtttaaTCTGCCTAAGGAGCTACTGACTACTTTCTACTTCAGCCCGTCATCTGCACCCCCATCACTGTCTGGTTTGGGTCAGCCACCAAAAGGGACAGGGCCAGACTGCAACGGACAATTAGGGCTGCAGAGAGGACTATTAGAGCTGACCTCCCTTCCACCCAGGACCTGTACTGGTCCAGGGTCAGGAAAAGGGCAGTAAAGAATCTCTACAGATCCCTCACATCCTGGTCATAAACTGTTcaacctccttccctctgttAGACGATACACACTAAAAAACAGTGCATTCGACACAAACACAGCTTCTTCCCCCAAGCAGTCACTCTGAACACTCAGAAATAGCGCCCATCCTTACACCGAACATAGTCAATCAATCTGTTCTGGTCATCTACGTCATCTGCTCATTTGTATAAAAACAATGTGACTGAAGCTCTTGTCTTTTATAATCAACTTCTAAGGGTCCATTTTTTCCAATTTGTTGTTTTCAAgattcaaacttcaaaagt harbors:
- the LOC134079609 gene encoding NEDD4-binding protein 2-like 1; this encodes MGRRRSRKLIIIRGLPGSGKTRKAKQLLNEYGGGIIVSADDYFRNGPDGEMVDFHPSKLRVAHERAMEKASDAMSRKENPVIIDNINMEFQYMYPYVFMGFRRGYWIEFVDLVDEEASPDEYYRRCQERIPLEKFEKWLDAYRRVRHIYQILYDPVSRRRWKNYRW